The stretch of DNA GAATATCATTTTGCACAATTTCTCAGGAGAAAAATTAATCTTTACAATCTGCAGCATCCCAGCGCTCATTTTACTGAGATCAAGCAAGTCGTTAATAATCACCCGCAATAGCTCACCAGACTGATGCATGGTATTGAGTAGTTGCTGCTGATAGCTCGACAACGATGTATCAAGCATCAGATCAGCGGAGCCTAATAGACCATTAAGTGGGGTTCTTAATTCGTGATTAATCATCGCGACAAAATCACGAGTAGACTGCTCTGAAGACTCTGCGCGCAACTTCTCCTTGATGGTATTTTCTAATAACTCTTGTCGTCGTTGTGCGGCGCTGATCATGTCACAGAATAGCAGAAGCTGTTTCTCAACGGTATTTTGCCATGAGGTTGGGGATTCAATAACGAGTGTGAGACTGCCTAAGATAGAGGCTTGAGTTTTGATGATAAGCTTAATCTGCTGATGATCATCAGACCAACATAATGGTTGGTTTGCGGTTGAAATAGGTTGGATCAGGGCTTTGTTACCGGCTAAAAAAGTATCAAAAACATTTTCTTTTATCGGTGATTTGAAGCGGATACGACTCGCTTTAATATTTTCAATGCCAATCAGGTCATCAAGTAAGCGCTGTAATAATATATTGGAGATAGGTTTTTGCAGAAGCAGTTGATTGTAATCGAGTAAAATTGATTCTAAATGGCTTTTAAAATGCAGCAGAGCCATGCCTTGCTTAGACTGCTCTTTTATATGAATGAGTGAGTCTTCGACAAGTTGTTTTGCACTATAAAGTTCTCTACTTTTTTCTTCCAGCAGGACTTCAGCTGCCTTTTTTGCTGCTTTTTCTCGGATTATTTTTCGATTAAGCAATTCAATTCTATTGGTTAATGCTTGGATTTCATCGTTGAGCATAGATTGCGCATCGCCTCACTGTTTAAACATAAGTGATGGTAAATCGGACTTCTGATTGGTCTTCTGTTATTGGGTCCATTGTAATTTCAATGTTTTCACCAAAATGCTCAGCACAGCCTCGAATCAGCCCTAGGCAGACATGCGACATACAGCGTGCGGACACATAATCCATGACTAATTGACTTTCAGTGGCTGAAATAAAGTTGAAAGTAGGTGGGTTGGCATTTTGATAAAGTTTTTTGACTTCTATATGAATATATTCCTCCACGCTTTTGATAAAGCTAAAGGTGGAGTCTGACTTGCCTTCGAGGCCAGGCATACTGTTAAACAAGGTGATAAAGACGGATTTACCGTAAACCTCTTGTAGGTCTTCAATAGAAATCCCAGTGAGTTTACTTAAGCTTACGATGAGTTTGATGAGGTCATGGTGGTCATACGTGCCTACACTGGTATAAACACCGTCGTTTTGGTTTTCATCGAGGATCTGTTGACAGATCTCTAATCCGAACGTGTCTTCGACTAATTCTAAGAACTCAGCAAAAATGATTCCCTTCATATGTCACTCCTTAATACACTACTTATTATAAAGTAGTGTATTAGTTGATTTTATTCAATGATACTGGAGCTGTTATGCAGATTAAATGTACGTTAATTTCGCTTGTAAGCCCTCGCTCGCTCGTCATTACTATTGTCATATTGACGTTTAAATTCAAGAGATGAATATGATGACTATAATTTACAGGTAGTTTTGCTTACATTTTTAGGCTTCTTAAATTAAGCACTGTTCTATAACTTACTTGATATTAAGTGTCATTAGCGCGATAGGGATTTTTATGCCATTACCCTTGGTTTGGTTAGGAGCTGCAGCAATTGGTGCTGCTTTGATTGCTGATGAACGTAAAAATCAAAAAGACATCGCGACGAAGCGATTACAGGGTAAGGCTGTGTCTGATCATACCAGGGGTGCCAATGCCGAACTTGGCCCTAGCTTATGGCACACTGGCGATAAGAAAGTTCAACTCGAACCGGGTTCGATTATTTGCTGTTTTGTTTTTGGCGTCATTGAACACACGGGAATTTGGCTAGGGGACGACACCTTAGTTGAGTTACATGGAAGTGGGTTAGTACGCGCCGTTTCAACTAAGCGCTTTTTGGCTGGCAGAAGTGGCAGTCAGATTTTTCAAGCGTGTAATCATCTTCACCAACCTTTAGTTGGGGCTCTGGTTTTAGCTCGGGCACAACAAGCAATATTTACCTATAGAAAATATGATCTGTTAGACAATAATTGTCATCGATTTGTGTGGCATTGTTTAAGTGGCGAAGAGAAGGCGTTATCGAGTTTTAGTAAACTCAACAATGAAATTGGAATGTACTTTGAAGAAGCTGTCTATTGGGATGAAGCTATCATTTGATACAAAAACACCGACGGTTTAGGTCGGTGTTTTTAAACAAACGGTGTTTCTGGCTAGGCTATTTACAGAAA from Shewanella sp. Choline-02u-19 encodes:
- a CDS encoding lecithin retinol acyltransferase family protein: MPLPLVWLGAAAIGAALIADERKNQKDIATKRLQGKAVSDHTRGANAELGPSLWHTGDKKVQLEPGSIICCFVFGVIEHTGIWLGDDTLVELHGSGLVRAVSTKRFLAGRSGSQIFQACNHLHQPLVGALVLARAQQAIFTYRKYDLLDNNCHRFVWHCLSGEEKALSSFSKLNNEIGMYFEEAVYWDEAII
- a CDS encoding ATP-binding protein, whose amino-acid sequence is MLNDEIQALTNRIELLNRKIIREKAAKKAAEVLLEEKSRELYSAKQLVEDSLIHIKEQSKQGMALLHFKSHLESILLDYNQLLLQKPISNILLQRLLDDLIGIENIKASRIRFKSPIKENVFDTFLAGNKALIQPISTANQPLCWSDDHQQIKLIIKTQASILGSLTLVIESPTSWQNTVEKQLLLFCDMISAAQRRQELLENTIKEKLRAESSEQSTRDFVAMINHELRTPLNGLLGSADLMLDTSLSSYQQQLLNTMHQSGELLRVIINDLLDLSKMSAGMLQIVKINFSPEKLCKMIFDIFKQRTDEFGLLFNYHYQQSIPQTLIGDPDRIKQILVNLIGNSIKFTRQGEIKVDIYWAEQALCFTVQDSGCGIPEDKIPTLFDPFTQVNNSSNRAYEGTGLGLAICKQLVDEMKGDIRLTSTLGEGSCFDVSLPLDIAKTSVLNIKQSQAQYPIETLDVLVVEDSKVNQMLIEMILAKFKITPAMANNGQEAIDFLANNSVDIIFMDCRMPVVDGFEATTLLRDKGYTKPIIALTASTTSVETEQCYHCGMDEIINKPYQQEDIKSALIKWGHIIDAAKQ
- a CDS encoding heme NO-binding domain-containing protein, with the translated sequence MKGIIFAEFLELVEDTFGLEICQQILDENQNDGVYTSVGTYDHHDLIKLIVSLSKLTGISIEDLQEVYGKSVFITLFNSMPGLEGKSDSTFSFIKSVEEYIHIEVKKLYQNANPPTFNFISATESQLVMDYVSARCMSHVCLGLIRGCAEHFGENIEITMDPITEDQSEVRFTITYV